Proteins encoded in a region of the Oncorhynchus clarkii lewisi isolate Uvic-CL-2024 chromosome 18, UVic_Ocla_1.0, whole genome shotgun sequence genome:
- the LOC139373315 gene encoding regulation of nuclear pre-mRNA domain-containing protein 2-like produces MAAGSGASSGHGPPAALESTLDRRFQGVSNTMESIQGLSNWCIENKKFHSLIVRYWMKWLRKSEASHRLNLFYLANDVIQNCKRKNAIVYRTAFADVLPEAFQLVNNVGDSKVMKSVDRILSIWEERSVYKEELIAELRASLVKEESPAALETPKAPVNPKAALQSKIVAEFIPQAFIDHLSKYHSSVEEVALKEKQLAAMRVDVCSTKDLKRLKDKAGGKRHSKDFEDGSAKLKEFVAFLDRQIKGGSPLLNALGNADIFYEMQYKEVKIVANAYKTFANRVSHLKRKLDSLKATLPDLDESPLPSPSMDAPSPNGSESPFRGLADPESDLDGLAMDDEVEITLGEAPSPLSSPGGSPKQGFTVGESDNRDVEDMELSDEEEAESVGIIVEERVESPVPSPDPIPVPVVTPLATEAKPVPQATPFPALMIPVTPITNLSGNLANVDLGKISSILSSITSVMKKPGVSPGASLVCPSSPAKTTPPAPVAPQVASPLASVLSKVDMTPEALFSALSKTQEQASGRHGFSTLLNSPTGNLSSYSPSTGKLPPSASTPTVPSRGLPLTSSTLEPTPSAPTVGNTTTVLQAASLTQPTQPLDIGPHRGLVLEQEKEEKPSASSLESKIHSFLQGNPGFNAFNLGLTSETMQAGGSDISPLVGTETQEGTPVRDEAGGGTPTLDEFLDTPGGAEPFLAKQGQVSSGGVPKQPDGSLSQSPTAYHNQTWQDPNNPHVHLGPQPGAPNGQGYHQLPYGGNEEMHGIGPSLRESGLAHYQPITTQVSAPTLGEGLPSNTPGGPPAGPNPSVSEGGWYGNPYPEGRALHPNNHNMAASGAGDGKTPMSGRYAYQGEGQTQPYQTKDPQTLLSQQGANPSSFLTSALPPIPQLPPPPFPGIPAPPQDYQSSPASVIVRGVMVPVEQPSPNPEMEDDRAGVSALGGPVIISDHQHKSAFHPEGQPYHPDDLHRHADDPRHHPDNFPCHTDDLRRHPNDLRRQPDDLHHLDNFRHHPHDLHRHPDDHYYHPDDFHHLPVDDPHYPYRVRERLTPPLSPSEDPYYYNYPPRSPSSPYGHRPPLHPHMDLHHPDHMPLPPRPPHRPLHPVHQPHLRGLPWGPPRPTLCGPMLRGKRPGPPFGGHPRGGPGGPFFPPKRPHLPPRF; encoded by the exons TAATGTGGGAGACTCTAAGGTGATGAAGTCAGTGGACAGGATATTATCCatctgggaggagaggagtgtgtaCAAAGAGGAGCTCATAGCTGAGCTGAGGGCCAGTCTGGTCAAAGAGGAGTCACCTGCTGCTTTAGAAACACCTAAAG CTCCAGTCAACCCTAAAGCTGCTCTTCAATCTAAGATTGTAGCTGAATTTATT CCCCAGGCATTCATCGATCATCTCTCTAAGTACCACAGCTCTGTGGAGGAAGTGGCGCTAAAGGAGAAACAGCTGGCAGCCATGAGGGTGGACGTCTGCAGCACCAAGGACCTCAAGAGACTGAAAG ATAAGGCAGGGGGAAAGAGGCACTCCAAGGACTTTGAGGATGGCAGTGCGAAGCTAAAGGAGTTTGTGGCCTTCCTTGACCGGCAGATCAAAGGAGGGTCCCCTCTGTTGAATGCTCTTGGCAACGCAGACATTTTCTACGAGATGCAGTATAAGGAGGTCAAGATAGTCGCCAAT GCCTACAAGACGTTTGCCAACCGGGTGTCCCACCTCAAGCGTAAGCTGGACAGCCTCAAGGCCACCTTACCAGACCTGGATGAGTCGCCCCTCCCCTCGCCCTCGATGGACGCCCCGTCTCCCAATGGCTCAGAGTCCCCCTTCCGTGGCCTGGCTGACCCAGAATCTGACTTGGATGGCCTGGCCATGGATGATGAGGTGGAAATCACTCTGGGGGAAGCACCCAGCCCCCTGTCCTCCCCCGGTGGCTCCCCAAAGCAGGGCTTCACTGTCGGGGAGTCAGACAACCGCGATGTGGAGGACATGGAGCTTTCGGatgaggaggaggcagagagcgTCGGTATCATAG TTGAGGAGCGAGTTGAAAGTCCCGTCCCATCTCCAGACCCCATTCCTGTGCCTGTTGTCACACCGCTGGCCACAGAGGCAAAGCCTGTCCCACAGGCCACACCTTTCCCAGCTCTCATGATACCAGTGACCCCTATAACCAACCTATCAGGCAACCTCGCCAATGTAGACCTGGGTAAAATTAGCTCTATCCTCAGCAGCATCACCTCTGTCATGAAGAAACCAG GAGTGAGTCCAGGTGCTTCTTTGGTCTGCCCCTCCTCTCCAGCCAAGACCACCCCTCCTGCCCCAGTAGCCCCCCAGGTAGCCAGCCCTCTGGCCAGCGTCCTATCCAAAGTGGACATGACTCCCGAGGCGCTCTTCAGTGCACTGTCCAAAACCCAGGAGCAGGCCAGCGGGCGACATG GCTTCTCCACTCTTCTGAACAGCCCAACGGGAAACCTCTCCTCATACTCCCCCAGTACAGGCAagctccctccctccgcctccACCCCTACAGTACCCTCTCGAGGccttcctctcacctcctctacGCTCGAACCAACCCCATCAGCCCCTACAGTGGGGAATACCACCACCGTCCTTCAGGCAGCGTCCCTTACCCAGCCCACACAGCCTCTAGACATCGGCCCTCACAGAGGGCTGGTCCTTGAGCAAGAGAAGGAAGAAAAGCCCTCTGCTTCCAGCCTGGAGTCCAAGATCCACAGCTTCCTGCAGGGTAACCCTGGCTTTAATGCCTTTAACCTGGGCTTGACTAGCGAGACCATGCAAGCGGGAGGCAGCGACATCAGCCCCTTAGTGGGTACAGAGACCCAAGAGGGCACCCCGGTGCGGGACGAGGCCGGAGGAGGCACCCCCACCCTGGATGAGTTCTTGGACACACCAGGAGGAGCAGAGCCCTTCCTGGCCAAGCAAGGTCAGGTCTCTTCTGGGGGAGTTCCTAAACAACCAGATGGCAGCCTGTCTCAGTCTCCAACTGCCTACCACAACCAAACCTGGCAGGATCCCAACAACCCTCATGTCCACTTAGGACCACAACCAGGTGCTCCGAATGGACAGGGGTACCACCAgttgccttatggagggaatgAAGAGATGCATGGAATAGGTCCTTCCCTCAGAGAGTCTGGGTTGGCCCATTACCAGCCCATCACGACACAGGTGTCAGCCCCAACCCTCGGGGAGGGGTTACCCAGTAACACACCAGGAGGGCCTCCGGCAGGGCCAAACCCcagtgtgagtgaaggaggatgGTATGGTAATCCCTACCCAGAGGGACGGGCCCTGCATCCTAACAACCACAACATGGCTGCATCAGGGGCAGGAGATGGCAAAACTCCCATGTCAGGACGGTATGCATACCAGGGGGAGGGGCAGACGCAGCCCTACCAAACAAAGGATCCTCAAACTCTGCTTTCCCAACAGGGGGCCAACCCCTCAAGCTTCCTCACCAGCGCTCTGCCCCCCATTCCCCAGCTGCCTCCACCGCCCTTCCCTGGAATACCAGCCCCACCACAGGACTACCAGAGCTCGCCCGCGTCTGTCATTGTGCGAGGGGTGATGGTGCCTGTGGAGCAACCCTCACCAAACCCTGAGATGGAGGATGACAGGGCGGGTGTCAGTGCATTGGGCGGTCCAGTGATTATCAGTGATCACCAGCACAAATCTGCTTTCCACCCTGAGGGCCAACCCTATCACCCAGATGACCTTCATCGCCATGCCGATGACCCCCGTCATCACCCTGACAATTTCCCTTGTCACACTGACGACCTCCGCCGCCACCCCAACGATCTACGCCGCCAGCCTGACGACCTGCATCACCTTGACAACTTCCGTCATCACCCCCACGACCTCCATCGTCACCCAGACGATCACTATTATCACCCAGACGATTTCCACCATCTACCTGTAGACGATCCTCATTATCCTTATAGAGTCAGAGAGCgcctcactccccccctctctccctcagaagACCCTTACTACTATAACTACCCTCCACGCAGCCCTTCCTCTCCATATGGTCACAGACCCCCCCTTCACCCTCACATGGACCTGCACCACCCTGACCACATGCCCCTGCCTCCCCGTCCTCCACACCGTCCTCTCCACCCAGTTCACCAGCCACACCTGAGAGGCCTCCCGTGGGGTCCCCCACGCCCAACCCTCTGTGGGCCCATGCTCAGGGGGAAACGGCCAGGGCCTCCTTTCGGGGGACACCCCAGAGGGGGACCAGGTGGTCCATTCTTTCCTCCCAAAAGACCACACCTACCTCCGCGCTTCTGA